The sequence ATGCTATATGTAATTTTATACCAGAGTTTTTCTTTTGTTGGGTAAGGAAAAACAGCCCCGCCAGATGTAATAGCATCTGACGGGGTTTTTCTTTTTACTATTGGCTTGGACCAGGAATAAAAGTTTTTACATAAGTGATCGCCGGGCGCAAAAATCATTTCAACTGCGAACTTACAACAAGGCTGGGACGAGGCTTTTAAAGAGGCGGGCTTGTAAAATGGACGTATACGTTTGGAAGATTATTTTATCTTCTGTGAACGGAAAAATGAAAACGCTTAGTAAACATGTGACGCTAAGCCGGCAAGTTCTTCGTTTGCGGGTGCGGGTCTTGTGCCTGGCGAATGCAGATTGCAGCTACTTGTTTTGGCTAAAACTGGCTTTTATAAAATCCGTCATCAAATAAGCAATGAGTTTACCAGTTTTGTTATCTGCTTTAATGTGAGAAAGAACAGGCGCTCCTTCAGCAATGTGAAAATAAAGACATTTTAAATTCCTTGCGCAATGGTCAACATACTGCCTGGCCTGCGTTGGCGAAATTCCACTGCTGGTTTTGGCACTTGACGGCACATTGGTAATAGCGTCCAAATCTATTTCCAAACCACATAGTTCTTCTTTCACAAAACCAATACATTGATTCAAAGCGGTTTTGAAATTTAGTTCTTCTCTTACGAAAACGGATTCGTAAGTTGTATAAAATAAATGAACAGGGTGTTCTTTAAATTTTTGAATGGACCCCTGGTTGTTATATTGTTCATGCATGGCAAGCACTGCGTACCTGTTCAAAAAATTATTTTCATACGCATAAGAAAAACCATTTCCACTGTGTCGGCCTTCGAGTGGACGAAAATCTAAGTGCGGATCGCAATTGATAACGTTTATTTTCCTGCCCAGCGCCTGCGAAGCACCTTTAATATTTCCGTAAGAATTATTATGCCCTCCGCCAATAACCACCGGAACTTTATTTAACGTCACGACTAGTTTTATTACTTCCGATACGCGTTCATCTAATAATGAAACAAGCTCTCTCAACTTTACAAGCTCATTTTTATTTTTCATATCCAGATTTTCAGCCTCATGCATCAGGTCGTCCACTAAAATCTCTCCAAGTATAAAAACACTTTCGGCTTTTAAGAAATCATTATTTTGCTGATTTAAAAAACTATCAAGGGCTGGTCTGAAAGCAGTGGCCGCTCCTGCCCTTCCATAATTTGCGCGAACACCTATATCTTCAGCGATTCCAATAACTACAAATTTGGCGTCCGTGTTTTCAAGATCTTTTTTCCAATCCGAAGAAACGTATTGCACGGCTTCTCCTATCTTATCTTCTCCGCTGCGTTTACGGGTTAATTTTTCTATGTCTCCCTTTGTGTAAGGCTTTAGTATGTTTGTCATGCAGCCGCGAAATTAAGAAATTAATTTCAGGATGAGCTAAACAGGGCAACAGATCCGATAGCTTTTGTATGATCTAATTTCACGGAGTAAATTAAACCAATAGTGCTGCAACAACACGTAAAGAACTATCACAGATATTTACCTCACCGTTATTTTCACATTGGGAAGATCTCTTATGTCTTCGGGTGATTGCACTTTAATATCGTCGATGTAAATTTTAGATCCTATTTTAACCTTTGACATAGCTTGTCGGGCCGGCTCTGATAACTGATTGCCCTGGCATTTGAAAAACTGAACTCCTACACCCTGAGTAAAGATTGTCATGGAAAATTCAGTTACCCTGAAAGGCGCTTCAAAATCTACACTCGCTACATCCAAACCTATGGATCCGACATTTTTTGCGTCTGCAGGTTTCATATCCATGTTTCCAATTACTGTTCTTCCATTTATTCTTAAAGGAGGATTCGGAAAACGTTTTACCCGAAAGATTTGCGGCGGACCTTGTTGAACCAATTTCCCTTCCAACTTCTGAAACACCGAAAGCGTGCATGTACCTGTTCCCTTGACCTTTACCATGTACTTTCCATTATTTTGCCCCTGAAGGGTACCATTGCAGCCTTTAATATCCACAACAAGATCAACCGGTGCGACACCTGCCGCAGAAACAGTTAAAGGATTGTCAACGCCTGCATAAAACACATTCATTTTATCAGGACTAATAGCCACCGCCGCGTTAGCCACAACGTATTCTTTCGCGTAAGGAAAATATTTGTATTCACCATTGTTATTCCTGAATTTGATCCAGCCTTTTACCTCTTTGTGACCTGCTCCAGCAGTGCCGAATTTAATTTTACCCGTACCGTTGTCAATGGGAAGAATTTGTGCGTCTTTAGAAATAACTCCAGTGGCTGTATCCATGTCACCCATAATAAACTGCAAATTATCTTCTTTAAAATCAGTTGAAGAAGCGCTTAAAAAAACATCAGCGGTGAATGGCGAACCAGCTTGTACATAATTACTTATGGGAACGATGCGGGCTTCGAGCTGATTAAATTTCACCGATAATTTTCCGGAAGCTGAAGCAAAAGTATTTACTGTGTAGCCCTGAATGTTAAGAATATCACTTTGTATCTTAGAAAGGTTTGTAATGACTGCTGCCAAAGGCTGGTTGTAAAAATTCTTGTATTCCCATTTTACAGGCTTACCCTCTTCGTCCGTAGAGTTATCAAGCGGACGCAAGGCTTTTATTTTGCTCTTTAGCGCCAAATAATCTTCAGGAGGTAATTTTGATCCTTTCTTGTCTTTCATAAGATCTATCATTCTTTCTAAAGAGTCTGCCAGCATAGTAATTTTTTGCCTTAATTCGTCTGCCGAATATTTTCCTTTTTTAGGATTTAACTCATCCGATCCCATCAGGAAAAAAGTCGGCTTATCATAATTATCCAGGCTTTCTACTTCGGCCAAAGTCAAAGTATCTGCGCCTTTTGTATCCTCAGTATACTTTATGACTTCTCTTTTTAAACTATCCACATAAGTATAAGCTTTATCACTTAAACGATTTGCTTCTTTAGCTTTTGCGTAATAAGGTTCGAATTCATGTCGCCCCTGCTTAATTGCCTCTTCGAAGGCTTCCATAATTTTACCTGTGTTGTTTGTAAAATTCGAATTTGTTGTTTCTATACTTTCGTTAATGTGTACAAAACCTTGTAGTACTTCTTTGCTGACATTAAGTGCCAGTAAGCAGGTAAGAACAAGGTACATTAAGCTGATCATTTTTTGCCTGGGGGTTTCTTTTGTTCCTGCCATGTTTTTAGTATTTAGTAGTGAGTAGTAAGAATCAGTAGTTAGTTGCCGGTGTTTAAAAGATGATAAACCTTGTTTCATGTGTATAAATTCTGAATTTAAAAAATGGTACAAACTTTATTTTTTTGAACAGCGCGTAACCTTTTAGAGACTATGCATTCAGGAGCGCGAAAAAATTACAGTATCTTTAAGTATGAGATTTCTTTTTTTTGTACTTGTTTGGATAGAATGCCATGCTCAGCAAACTTTTATTGAGGTGGACAGTCTTTCTCATTTCCCGAACAAAACATACGAAAGTCTTGGCAACTACAGCTGCTTACTTTTAGGCGAAATGCACGGTACTGCGGAAGCTCCGCTTATCGTAAAATCTCTTGCTGATATTTTCTCAAAACATCAGCAGGTAATAATTGCCCTTGAAATTCCAGATGAGAACCAGCAAGAAATTAACCGCTATTTAAAAAACGGTGACGAAACTATTTTACAAAAAGTTAAATTCTTTACTGATACCAGAGACGGCCGTTCCAGCGAAGCCATGGCCAGGCTGATAAAAAGTGTTTATAAAAAAGAAAACATCCAGCTTGTTTGTTTTGACGTTTCAGATTATTACAGCAGCAATACTTACAGAGACAGTCTTATGGCTCAAAACATCCTGAGAATAAAAAAACAAAATCCCGAAGCTGTGCTAATTTCATTATCTGGCAACATACATTCGAATACCAAAAAAGGATTTAGAGAAGGTTACCAAACCATGGGCTATTATTTAAAAAAAGAATTGGGGCTTACCGTGATTTCATTAAACATACTTTACCAGGAAGGAACCGCGTATAACTGTGTGGAGGGAATTTGCAAAGAAAGAAAAATGGAACCTGACAACTCCCAATTTAAAAACTTCCTCAGAAAAACTGCTTTTATTCTGATAGACCCAGCCTTTGAAGCAAGCGGCATTCATGGGATCATCTATTTGAAAGAGGTCACGGCCTCTCTGCCCTACATTCAATTTTAATTACCGGGCAAACTACTTAACAAGTGGAACTCTAAGCTTATCTTCTCCACTTATATTCCCCAGCATGGTGGAGTCAAAATCAACAATCATATTTGAAATACCAAAATCCATCATTGGTTTTATGTCCGGAGGAACCATGCCGTAAGCAATCTTTTGATCCATCAATTCATTTTTTTTCAACCATGCTATATGATCTGTATCTATATTCCAGTAAAAACTTGCATAGAAATCGGGCTTAAGCATTTTTGGCATGAGGTAATAGGTCCATTCCTTGCCCGAATCAAAACCTTCAAGTGCAGTTGCAATTCCGCGGTGTTTGTTTTCGAGGTAAAAAACAAATAAGATATCCGAATTAGCAATAATGGCGTGTTTTTCTATGTGAAATTCCTTAATAATGGCCACCATGTCTTCAGCTGTTTTAAAATCGGTGAGTTTCATGTCAAAATAAAACAAAAAGTCTTCACTGTATTTATCAAGTAATTCGCGCAAAGTGATCATGTATACATTCGTATCAAACTTTTCCTCCCTGTACAATAGCGGATACTTCTTTAGATCTTTGTAAGTCATGGTATCTACTTCACCCTTAATGCCCAGCAACCGATCGCAAAAATCATCATGAAAAACAATAAGCTCTCCATTTTTATCACGACGAATATCAATTTCGAGTGCCGCAAACCCAGCGTCTTTCGCCTTGTCTATAGAAAGTTCACAGCTCTCAGGATAATAAAGATCGATTCCACGGTGCGCAAATAATAATTTATCATCAGGTACAGCATTATTTGGATCAAGGGCAGCTTCCTTTCGTCCAAAGCCTCCGTATGAAAACATAAAAATAAAATACAGACTTGTAAAGCACAGCAAAATGTAAGCGGTGATTTTTACAGGTTTTTTAGCAAAGATATGAGACATGGTTTAGTGCGGAATAAAGATATTGCATCTCAGCTTCAGAACCAAGCGAAACTTGACATTCTACCAAATCACATCTACCCATTGAAAGATTTTAATGCTTGCATAGGTAGATAATAATCACAGAATGCTTTTTCTAAAATAAGCCCAGACAGCGTCATCACTTATAGGAAAGGTTTCAAGACTGATTTCTTCCTGTTTTACCGGATGTACAAAGTTTAACTGGTAACTATGCAAATGAATAAATCCACCTTCATTTGTGCGGTTAAAACCATACTTGAGATCCCCTTTAATCGGGCAACCTATGGCAGATAACTGACAACGGATCTGGTGATGTCTTCCTGTAAATAATTTGATTTTTAAAAGGTGGTAATTGTCTGAAGAAGCTAAAAGTTCGTATTCCAATTCTGCTTTTAAAGCCTCTCCCGTTGGTTTACTGAAGGCTTTAGACATATTGGTTTTTTCATTTTTTGTAAGGTAGTGGATAAGCCTGTCTGATTGTTTTGGCGGTTTATTTTTTACAACAGCTAAATAAGTTTTGTGAATCGTTTTCTCGCGAAAGAGTTCGTTAAAGCGGGAAAGAGCTTTACTTGTTTTTGCAAAAATCACGAGTCCACTCACCGGACGATCCAGGCGGTGAATAACTCCGCAAAACACATTGCCTGGTTTATTATCTCTGAGTTTGATAAAATTTTTTATCTTCTCGCTCAGCGGCATATCGCCGGTTTTATCCCCCTGAACAATCTCTGAAGGAAGTTTATTCACCACTATAATATGATTGTCTTCGTAAACGATCTGCTCCTTCCAAATAGACTCTTTATTGATCTTAGCGTTCATGATTTATCGAATCCCGGTTTTTGTTGTTTTTTGTTTGATCTTAAATATCACATTCAATTTATATTCAATACCTCCTGAAGGAGAACTGGCAGGCGATTGAGCGAGATAACCAAAATTATTAATTAAAAAATAATCTTCTGTGCCGGTTACAAAATAATTTTCTTTAGCTGTTTTAGTTAATGACTTTTCACTATTGAACCAAATGGGCCAGTCAAATTTTGGGTTTGCGCGCAAATAATTGGTATAGCTGCTCAAGCTGTCATCAAGGCAAATACTCAGAAAAACCACCTTGCCTTCAAATTTCTTTTTTAAAGCTGCAATCTTTGGCATCTCTTTTAATGTCTCAATATTTTTTGTGGAGAAAAAATTTAAATATATCCAGCGGCCTTTGTAGGCACTCAAACTAGAGATAGTGCCCTGTTTGTTGCGTGCTGAAAAACCGGGGGCGGCCGACCCAACCTGCATCTTATTAAAATAAGCAAGCATGGTTGAAGCGATTTTTTTATGTTCTTTATTCCTGGTTTGAAGATTTATCTGCGAAACAATACTTTCAACAGCATCCGGAACAAAATCTACGCTGAAATAAAAATCCCACATGTTTTTAAGTATTACCAATTCACGCAGACTATCTGTTTTTAGAAGTTTATCCTGCCTTACAAAGTTCAGGAGACCAGCATAATCTGCCTTTACATTAATGAGGTTATAAAGTGACTGCCCCTTATGTTGCGATGCAATGGTA is a genomic window of Sphingobacteriaceae bacterium containing:
- a CDS encoding arginase, with the translated sequence MTNILKPYTKGDIEKLTRKRSGEDKIGEAVQYVSSDWKKDLENTDAKFVVIGIAEDIGVRANYGRAGAATAFRPALDSFLNQQNNDFLKAESVFILGEILVDDLMHEAENLDMKNKNELVKLRELVSLLDERVSEVIKLVVTLNKVPVVIGGGHNNSYGNIKGASQALGRKINVINCDPHLDFRPLEGRHSGNGFSYAYENNFLNRYAVLAMHEQYNNQGSIQKFKEHPVHLFYTTYESVFVREELNFKTALNQCIGFVKEELCGLEIDLDAITNVPSSAKTSSGISPTQARQYVDHCARNLKCLYFHIAEGAPVLSHIKADNKTGKLIAYLMTDFIKASFSQNK
- a CDS encoding RNA pseudouridine synthase, encoding MNAKINKESIWKEQIVYEDNHIIVVNKLPSEIVQGDKTGDMPLSEKIKNFIKLRDNKPGNVFCGVIHRLDRPVSGLVIFAKTSKALSRFNELFREKTIHKTYLAVVKNKPPKQSDRLIHYLTKNEKTNMSKAFSKPTGEALKAELEYELLASSDNYHLLKIKLFTGRHHQIRCQLSAIGCPIKGDLKYGFNRTNEGGFIHLHSYQLNFVHPVKQEEISLETFPISDDAVWAYFRKSIL